One genomic segment of Ipomoea triloba cultivar NCNSP0323 chromosome 9, ASM357664v1 includes these proteins:
- the LOC116028496 gene encoding sialidase-like, whose protein sequence is MNRSFRNSTIGGGKNFPLPSQHRRGFSLNGASNKESFDDPLDLFSKGRRSISAASSDESDVSVKLGRLSLGSAMVGKNGLEDLFSSSDEGKHDYDWLLTPPGTPLVPSSNGNESQPAQVAPTPRGRPLGRSVSAAKASRLSVSQSENSHPVRPTRSNSVTRQSISSSQYNTYSNKSSNILNTSSSSVSSYIRPSTPTNHSSSSARSSTPTNHSSSSARSSTRSSSSARPSTPTSHPTLSRPSTPSRTQPSISTASRPSQNSRPSTPSSRPQISAPLSSPAPRSISRPSTPTRRNSMPSISPASSVRSVSNGRTVASRPSSPGRAVASVSRPSSPGRTAGPVSRPSSPGPPVRRTPQPIVPPDFSLETPSNLRTSLPDRPLSAGRSRPGAPASVKGGMETPNGGNLQRRHSSPIVSRGRLTEPSGRGQVLANGHVTDASDSGRASRTSQLPLRKPVRTHTDSAGFGGTISKKSLDMAIRHMDIRNGANGVRPVSGSTLFPHSIRSNGAKSQQNHGYGSSSPASLSGSMNYSNSGCILEKGNYFSRSASEEDRYQRPSARVTDVDIYESSRYDMLLLKEDAKNTSWLHSIDDKSDAMFENGFEQLPEPFDPLI, encoded by the exons ATGAATCGGAGCTTCCGGAACTCAACGATTGGCGGCGGGAAGAACTTTCCGTTGCCGTCGCAGCACCGCCGTGGCTTTAGTCTCAATGGAGCCTCCAACAAGGAATCATTCGATGATCCGTTGGATCTATTCTCCAAAGGCCGCCGCAGCATCTCCGCCGCCTCCTCCGACGAGTCAGACG TTTCGGTTAAACTGGGGAGGCTTTCACTTGGATCTGCAATGGTGGGGAAGAATGGATTGGAGGATCTGTTCTCATCTTCTGATGAAGGAAAACATGATTATGATTG GCTTCTAACTCCTCCAGGCACTCCACTTGTTCCTTCATCCAATGGAAATGAATCTCAACCAGCACAAGTTGCCCCGACTCCAAGAGGACGCCCTTTGGGCAGATCAGTCTCTGCAGCTAAGGCCTCAAGG CTTTCTGTGTCTCAGTCTGAGAACAGCCATCCAGTAAGACCAACTCGCAGCAACTCTGTAACCCGTCAGTCTATCTCTAGTTCCCAGTACAACACTTACTCAAATAAATCAAGTAATATTCTAAACACAAGTTCTTCTTCAGTTTCATCCTATATCAGACCCTCTACTCCCACGAATCACTCTTCATCTTCTGCAAGATCCTCTACTCCCACGAATCACTCTTCATCTTCTGCAAGATCCTCTACTCGCTCTTCATCTTCTGCAAGACCTTCCACCCCCACTTCCCACCCAACACTGTCAAGACCTTCAACTCCTTCAAGAACACAACCATCCATTAGCACAGCTTCTAGACCATCCCAAAACTCAAGACCTTCCACTCCAAGCTCTAGGCCTCAGATTTCTGCACCATTGAGTTCCCCGGCTCCTCGGTCTATATCAAGACCATCAACACCTACTCGTAGAAATTCCATGCCTTCAATTTCTCCAGCATCCTCAGTGCGCTCTGTCAGCAATGGGCGAACTGTGGCTTCTCGCCCAAGCTCCCCTGGACGAGCTGTTGCCTCAGTATCTCGCCCAAGCTCCCCTGGGCGAACTGCAGGTCCAGTATCTCGCCCAAGCTCCCCTGGTCCACCAGTTCGACGAACACCTCAACCAATAGTTCCCCCCGACTTTTCACTTGAAACGCCTTCAAATTTGCGAACTTCACTGCCAGACAGGCCACTGTCAGCTGGTAGGTCCAGACCTGGTGCCCCAGCCTCTGTCAAGGGGGGTATGGAAACTCCAAATGGTGGAAATTTGCAAAGGAGGCATTCATCACCTATCGTAAGCAGGGGAAGACTCACAGAACCTTCTGGAAGAGGGCAAGTGCTTGCAAATGGGCATGTTACAGATGCATCTGACTCTGGCAGAGCTTCGCGTACCTCACAGTTGCCTCTGAGGAAACCCGTAAGGACACATACAGATAGTGCAGGATTTGGGGGGACCATCTCAAAGAAATCTCTTGACATGGCCATTAGGCATATG GATATAAGAAATGGGGCAAATGGTGTACGCCCAGTCTCAGGCTCAACACTCTTCCCCCATAGCATTCGATCTAATGGTGCTAAAAGCCAGCAGAACCATGGCTATGGCTCAAGCTCCCCGGCATCTCTGAGTGGAAGTATGAATTATAGCAACAGCGGGTGTATCTTAGAAAAAGGAAATTATTTCAGCAGGTCTGCAAGCGAAGAGGACAGATATCAACGACCTTCAGCAAGAGTTACAGATGTTGACATCTATGAGAGCTCTCGTTATGACATGCTTCTACTGAAAGAGGATGCAAAGAACACTAGCTGGTTGCACAGCATTGACGACAAGTCTGATGCCATGTTTGAGAATGGTTTTGAACAACTCCCTGAACCATTCGACCCATTAATATAA